The Thermodesulfatator atlanticus DSM 21156 sequence AATGTCCAATTTTCTTCAGAATATTCCTGGCCTTCTCGTGCAGGACGTCTTTCCCGTCCACCAGTGCCACCAGAAATGAAGTGTCCACCAGAAGAATCTCATTCATCCCAGACGGCCTCCGAATCCTCAAGAGCGTCGCCCCCGCAAGAAACGATACCTATCAGTTTCTCAAGTTCACTTGCCCTTATAAGCTTGCGGTCCATTTCTTCTTTGAGTTTACGCTTAAGTCCCTCGGCAAGAATCTCTTCCACCACTCGGCTGGCCGGAACCCCTCTTTCGGCAGCATAGGTCTTTAAACCTGTAGCCAGTTTTTTTGGGATAGTATAGGAAACAGTTATCCTTTCTCCCCTCATGTGTCATTCTCCATGTCTATTTTTCAATATGCAATATAATTCCTCTGCGGTTAAAATCAACTTTAACCCGAAATTATGCATAAGGATTTTCCAATGAGGAACGCTTGAATCTGACCCGCAGCAGGCTTACCGGACTACTCAACAGGCTGAAAGTCTCTTACGATCTCAACTGTCAACGGCCAAAGATTTTGACCCACCTACGGCCAATAAAATTGACCCGCCCGCGGTCAACGTCCTAGTTTCTCCCTCAAACGGTAGCTCTTTCCCTCCAACATGAAAATGTGCGAGTGGTGAACAGCGAGTGGCGAATGGTGAGTGGTGAGTGTCATTGCGAGCGAACACAGTGAACGAAGCAATCTCGGTAAGCGAAGGGACAGGGATCGCGCGAGCGTACAAGTCGCCTCGATATGACGCCTTGTCGGATAAAAATCTTTATAAATGTTTTTCCAATTTTTCTATTTCAAAACGTTCATGTCCGAAGCAACGGCCATAAATACGAGCAGCGTCTCTGTCACTCCAGGCATAAATTTCGTGAGTGCAACCAGGCAAGGGCTTCCCTCTGAGCTTATGGCAATTGAGAGAACCCGGGTTAGGATGCTCCGGCTTTTCGAGATGAAGAGCTAGCTCATCCAAGCGTTTATTTATTTCATAGCGTCTATCAGGTGGAAGCTCGTTTACCGTTTTTTCAAATTCTCTGGTCCAGGAAATTCTTTCTGAAGGTGGAGGCCAGAGACATTCTTCGTAGATTTTACGCTTGGATTGTTGCCACACCAGTTCTCCCCAGGGAGAAAGTGTAATTTCGTAGTCTATCTCTATTAAGAAGCTGTCAGGAATCGCTTGAATTTCTTCTCTGCTTACGGGAAGCCCTAAAGCTAATCTGCGCCAAATATTTAGCGCATTTTTTATAGAAGTAACAACCTCAAGTGATATAGGGATGCGTGGAATACGCAACAACTCTTCGCTAGACTCGAAAATATAAACTGCTTCGTCTGCATAAAACTGAGCAAGTGTTTGTAATACTCCTTGAATACTTTTAAAGCCGCCAGTGAGGTTAAAAATAATTCGATAACCAGCCCTTTTATAGTCAGGAAGAACTTGGTGAATATGTTTTACCAGCTCTGCTATTGCACAATGAAAATTGTCTAGGCTATCAGTTCGTAAACCCGCAATATTATCCCACACCTGAATCTGGGAAAATCTCTGTTTTTCAAGCCAGTCTTTTACCATTTTTGCTGTTTCTTTACCAAGCCAGGTATCAGTAGTAAGTAGAATATGTATATCATCATGTTTTGAAGCTAAATTTTCGTTATATATACGATAAATACCGTTTATTTCTGCTGAAAGT is a genomic window containing:
- a CDS encoding putative CRISPR-associated protein, which translates into the protein MLETLRRLILSPCGTSLLTNNTSSEIRSLVFKYANLVSPVSGEEGKKLSEHIKERKNYLLTSKPEEAAKLSAEINGIYRIYNENLASKHDDIHILLTTDTWLGKETAKMVKDWLEKQRFSQIQVWDNIAGLRTDSLDNFHCAIAELVKHIHQVLPDYKRAGYRIIFNLTGGFKSIQGVLQTLAQFYADEAVYIFESSEELLRIPRIPISLEVVTSIKNALNIWRRLALGLPVSREEIQAIPDSFLIEIDYEITLSPWGELVWQQSKRKIYEECLWPPPSERISWTREFEKTVNELPPDRRYEINKRLDELALHLEKPEHPNPGSLNCHKLRGKPLPGCTHEIYAWSDRDAARIYGRCFGHERFEIEKLEKHL